The following nucleotide sequence is from Nothobranchius furzeri strain GRZ-AD chromosome 6, NfurGRZ-RIMD1, whole genome shotgun sequence.
cgtttcacatcggctcctatcctgcgccatccggatcaggcagtcccttttgtggtcgaggtcgatgcTTTGGATGTCGGCGCcggtgccatcctgtcccaaggcggcccagatgacaggctacatccctgcgcctacttctccaggaagttttccaccacccagcagaagtacagcgtaggggatcgcgagctgctggccataaaatgggcgttggaggaatggaggcagtggcttctgggcaccactcagccgttcaccatctggactgaccaccagaacctaacccacatccggtccgccaagcagctaaatcctcgccaggctcgctgggccctcttcttcgaaccctacgagttccatctcgcctatcgccccgggactaaaaaccagaaggcggacgccctctcccgccagttcacgcattcagcgcccacgtccaagctggcgcccatcctcccggagcatcgtttcgtggcccaccttgggtggccgttggaggaggccatccaaaacgccctccgggattacccagcgccgccagagatccccgccggtcggctctacgtccccgcggcctgtcgcagtgaggcgttggcctgggcccactcatcacgcctgtctggtcacgcgggcttctctcggactctcaagttcttgaaacgggctctctggtggccacgtatggagagggacgttaaggaattcacgagcgcctgtgacgtctgcgcccgctctaaggcttccacccaggctccggttggcaccctcagacctcttctggtgcccagccgcccctggtcccatgtggggctggactttgtcacaggtctcccgccggccaacgacctcgacaccatcctaacggtcactgaccggttttccaaagctgttcacttcatcgccctcccgggccttccctcggcccgacgcactgcagaactgtttctggagaatgtggtgcgtctccacgggttcccggtcgatgtggtctcagatcgtggtccccagttcacggcccgtttctggaaagccttctgccatctagtgggagcttttgtcagcctgtcttctggctaccacccacagaccaacggtcaatcgaagcgggcaaaccaacagttgggccggtacctccgctgctttgtctcggcccagccctcgcagtggcctaggtacctcctctgggcggagttgtctcataatctccacacctcctcagccactcagatgtcccctttcgaggtctgctatggctaccagcccccagtcttcgcccaccaggaacccgaagtcgcggtgccagccgctcaatccctggtgagacgctgcaagaacgcatggatcaaggcgcgggcctccattacccgggccaccgcccgttactcacaccaacacctccgcaggcaccgcccgggtccctcctatgctccaggggacaaggtctgggtgtccacggcaggcctccgggtccgtgccggttccaggaagctcgctccccggttcctcgggccctaccctgtgcaggaggtcatcaacccggtcacgtaccggctgcggctgcttgcaagccttcgcgtccatcctaccttccacacctcccggctcaagccttacgtggaatcccccctcctgccacctcaggctccagcacctccgccggcccgcttcctcgacggggagcccatctacacagtccggcgcattctggacgctcgccgccggggtcggggctggcagtacctcgtaGACTGGGTggactacggcccagaggaacgctcctgggagccggcccgctccatcttggaccctgccctcatctcggacttctgggcccaccgaggtggcccggggacttctggagccgtccctggaccggggggtcctgtcagagtccaagcccccaggccgggctctcccagctgaccggcttcagtcttggaccacattacccagcatgcccctcgcggggattccctccatgttgcacctgcgtcaatccatgtctatatatggaagacgccacaccggctcttcactcagtcatcgttccaccgtgatccatgatcagagtattccaaagctactacagctaaacctccacctttcctcctcagacctcatccgtcagcctttccagtaccgctttcagccaaccgtatgtgtaataaaagctcttactcccgaacccagtcttcgagtctgacacctCGCTCTTGTTGTAGAACTTCCTGAAGAAGTTGAAGGCCACCACAGTGTAGAGGTAGACGACCACAGCCAGCAGTCCCACGGTCAGCACCAGCTGAAGGACACCGTTCAGACATTTCGTTAGTGAATTCAGCATTAAAGCAACGTCACAGCAGCTTCTCTTGTCTGGATGAGGAATCTGACGCCGAGTCTTGGTTTGATGCATCAGTATTTTTACTCAAAGATCAAAAAGCTGAGCTTTTTATTCACGTTCAGGCTTTAAGGATCTCCAGGCGTGCAGAAAATAACATTAAAGGTTTAGCTTTTAGCTTCTTTACACCTGAACTGGTGGTTTAGGTAACAGTATCTAGGTTAGCTCGACTGGTTTAGACACATTCTTGTTTTTCTAATGTGACCCTCAGTCTGATCTACACACAGGTTTCAAATCTTTTGTTTTTAGAATAACTAGCACAGACTATTTAACCAGAAggttcccattgagattaaaaacctcattttcaaagTTTTCGAATCCAGGTTTTCTATATTCATTTCATTTTGCATATATCAAACTTGTTAA
It contains:
- the LOC139070337 gene encoding ryanodine receptor 3-like gives rise to the protein MHQTKTRRQIPHPDKRSCCDVALMLNSLTKCLNGVLQLVLTVGLLAVVVYLYTVVAFNFFRKFYNKSEVSDSKTGFGSKSFYYTYGWLKAVLERLTDEV